The Bifidobacterium animalis subsp. animalis ATCC 25527 genomic interval ATCAGGTACGCGAAGCCGCCATGCACGGTGTTGAGCGCTTCCTGCAGCTTGTCGGTGATGCCGCTGCGCACGGAACGGCGGATGAGATGCATGAGCACCTCGGTGTCGGAGTTCGAGTGGAAAATGGCGCCTTCGTCTTCGAGCGCGCGCCGCAGAGAGAAGCAGTTCGTGAGGTTGCCGTTATGGCACAACGCCATGTCGCCGTCATGGAAGCGGAACACGAAGGGCTGAATGTTGTCGATGCCGCCCGAGCCGGCCGTCGCATAGCGCACATGGCCGATTGCGGCATCGCCTTGAAGTCGTTGAATGTCTTTTTCGTCCTGGAACACCTGCGTGAGCAATCCGAGCCCGCGGTGCCCTATGAGATGTCCGTGGTCGTTGGAGACTATGCCGGCGCCCTCCTGACCACGATGTTGCAATGCGTGTAATCCGAAGTAAGTGAGGCGTGCGGCATCGGGATGTCCCCATACGCCGAAAATGCCACATTCCTCATGGATCTCTTCGAGTTCTGCAGACAAGCCGAAGCTCCTTCCACAACTGGAATAAGGGATTCGCTACGAGATAAACCCTAGCAAGTCCCGGCTACACCGGCAAACTCGGATTTTGCGGAAATGGCGGATTTCCGGCGAATTGTGACGGTGCGCCCATTCATATGCTGGACTCGCGGTCGCTGGCGTTGATGCATCGCGCCCCTTTGGTGTGACGCCTATTGCCGATTGACAGATTCGAACGTTTGTTCGATAATCTGTGGTATGGGAGAGCGAACATACCTGGCGGTGGACCTCAAATCGTTCTATGCGTCCGCCGAATGCGTGTTGAGGGGGCTTGACCCGCTCGACACCAATCTGGTGGTGGCGGACGTATCCCGCACCTCGAAAACCATATGCCTTGCGGTGTCGCCGGCGTTGAAATCGTTCGGGTTGGGGTCGCGTGCCAGACTGTTCGAAGTGGAGGAGCGCGTGTCGGTTGTCAACGAGCAAAGACGTCTGCGTGCGCCGGGTCATAATCTGATCGGTTCGTCAGTGAGCGTGGCACAGCTGCAGGCGAATCCACAACTCGGCATTGAATACATCGCGGCAAAACCGCGCATGTCGTATTACCTCGACATGAGTGCGAAAATCTACGGCATCTATTTGAACTACGCGTCGAAGGACGATATCCACGTCTATTCGGTGGACGAAGTGTTCATCGATGTCACGAAATATCTCAAGTATTTCGGGTGCTCGGCCCATGAACTGGCACGTCGCATCGTGGCCGACATTCTCGAGCAGACGGGCATCACGGCCACGGCCGGCATCGGCGCGAACCTGTATTTGGCGAAAGTGGCGATGGATATCGTCGCCAAGCACATCCCCGCGGATGAGGACGGCGTGCGCATTGCCGAACTCGATGAACGCAGGTATCGCGAACTGCTGTGGTCCCACCGGCCTCTCACCGATTTCTGGAGGGTGGGCCGTGGCATAGCCCGCAAATTGGAGCGGCAGGGAATCATGACCATGGGAGACATTGCACGGTGCTCGTTGGGAAGGGCCGGCGAATACTACAACGAAGATCTGCTCTACAGGTTCTTCGGCGTGAATGCGGAAACGCTCATCGACCACGCTTGGGGTTGGGAGCCATGCACAATCGCCGATATTAAGGCATATACGCCGGAGAATTCCAGCCTGAGCATAGGTCAGGTGCTTGCGCGTCCCTATCCGTATACACAGGCCCACACCGTAGCGAGTGAGATGGCGGACTGCTTGGCGCAGGATCTCGCTGCCAAGGGGGCGGTAACGGACAGGGTCGTGCTGACGGTGGGATTCGACAGGGAGAGTCTTATGGATGGCCGGTACCTCGGGCCCGTAGGCAAGGATCACTATGGGAGACTAGTGCCCAAAAGCGTTCATGGCTCATGTGATCTGGGGCGATTCACGTCATCGGCCACTGCCATTCGACAGGCGGTGGTGGATGTGTTCGAACGCATTGCGGATTCGCGGCTGTATGTCAGACGCCTCACGGTTGTAGCCGGCCGGGTTCGTATGCTGGGGGAGGCTCAAACCTTCGAGCAGCCGAGTCTGTTCGAGAATCTGGAGGGCTCGCAAACACAGCAGCAGGCTACGGCAGATCGCAAGGAACTGAGTCTGCAGCGCACCGTCAACGCATTGCGCAGCCGGTTCGGCGCGGCATCGGTGATCAAAGGCATGAACCTCGATGAGGGGGCGACCGGTATGGAACGTAGCAAGCAGATCGGAGGCCATGCGGCATGACGCTGGAGAACCTGCATCGCTACGACGACATCATTGACCTACCACATCACCGATCCACCAAACACCGGCATATGAGCAACTTGGAACGCGCGGTGCAGTTCATGCCATTCGCCGCGTTGAAGGGATACGACGAGCGCGTGAGAGAGGTGTCCAACACGCCCTGCACCCGCATTGCATTGGCCGATGACGAAAGAGAGACACTCAACGATCGTCTTGTTGAGGTAATCGGTCAACTCGAATCGCATCCCTATGCATCCATCACCTATTTCCAGCCGGAGGGCGGCAGAAATGCCGGCGAGTACATGACGGCGGAAGGGGCTGTGCGAGGATTCGACCAGATGCGCAGAGTCATCGTTATGGAGGATGGCACACGCATAGCCCTGGTGAACATCGTGGACATTCGCTGCTGAGCCGGCGATGGTCGTTTTGCGCTCACCGCATGCAACGGTTCGTGCCTATGATGGCGTCATGGCATACGACAATGGCAACGTGATCGAGGTGCGGGCGAACACTCTGCCGAACACGGAAACACCGATCAAAGGCAACGTACTTGTACTGGGCAACTCAGGTGTGGGCAAGTCGACGTTGATCAACGCGGTGATAGGGGACACTGTGGCCAAAACGAGCTTCGGCACGCGGGGCACCACCAGTGAGCTCGCCGTCTATGAGAGCCCAACGGTGCCGTTCCAGGTCATCGATTCAATAGGGTTCGAACCGTCTCCCATCAAAAGCCTCAGAGCGGTGCATGCGGTGCGCAAATGGTCGAAGGCGAGCGCCAAGGAAGGTCATGAGCACAACAAGATCGACGTGATCTGGTTCTGCGTGGATGGGACAGCGGCGAAACTGTTCCCGGAGACAATACGGAATCTGTCCACGGCCGTGTCGATGTGGCGGTCGGTGCCGATTATCACCGTGATCACGAAATCGTATTCGAAACCGGACCGCGAGCTGAATGTGCAGATGGTGCGGCAGGCGTTCGCGGGGCAGCGCGTGGAGAAGAACCTGCGCGCGATCATACCTGTAGTGGCGCAGACCTATGTGATCGATGAGACGTCGTTCGTAGGGCCGGAGGGAATCACCGACCTCATTGACGAGACGATGAAGGCGATGCCAGAGGGGATGCGCGGCGGTGAGCATGATCTCATGGCATTCAAACTCACGCGCAAGCGCATGCTGGCGCAGGGTCTGATTGGCGCTTGTGTAGCGGCGGGTGCCACAGTGGGCGCCGTGCCAATTCCGATCGCCGATTCGCTGGTGCTCTCTCCGTTGGAACTCGGCGAACTGCATGGGTTGGCACGGCTATATGGCATAGATAAGGATGAGGATGCCAAGCAGTTCCTCGACTCGATTGTGCAAGTGGGTACCGCAAGCGTGGTGGCCCATTCCGCAATCAGCACGGTGAAGGCGATCCCGGGCATCAACATTGCAGCCAGCGTGCTCAATGCGATTGTGGCGGCGAGCATCATCGCCGCGCTTGGTGAGGGTGCCGTCATAGCCTTCGAGCAGGTGTACACCGGCAAGCGCAGCGTGAACGACATCGGCTGGGTGCGCAGTCTGATGCAGGAGCAATTCGGCGAAGGGTTCCTCGGCAAGGTGAGCGGTGTGGCGCAGGCGTCGGCTGCGGCCGGCAGTGCGAAGGACATGCGTGAGATGATCGTGGAATTGGTCAAGGCCGCGTTCATGAATCGCAAGAAATAGAGAGACGCCATTGTCGTGAATATGAGATTCGCGGCAATGTGGCATGGAATGGTTCGGGGCAGTTAGCTCCGCGGAATCCTAGACGGCCACGGGCTTGGTTTCGCGCAGGGAGTCAATCCGATGACCGGCGCGATGCCGGGGCAGCCTGTGCCTACTCAGACGAATCCGGCCGCGGTGGCCGCAGCGGCAGCGGATGCGCAGGGCACCGTCGCGCAAGCTGCCGCACAACCTCCGACTGCACAGGGAACGCAATCCGCCATGTCGGTGACGGAGCAGATGGAGGCGCTTAAGTCGCTCAAGGAGCTTCTCGATGCGGGAATCCTCACGCAGGAGGAATTCAATGTGAAAAAGCGGCAGATTCTCGGTCTCTATGAGACCTATCGGCGATTGTTGGGCGTGTCGGAAAACCATCTTCGATTGTTAGGTGGGTGCTACGATTAGAGGCGGCTCAAATTTAAACAATAATACAACATTATAATATGATTTGTCTAATAAAATGGCGTTAGGAAGGAATGCGTGCCGAGGATAACCGCCTAACAATCAAAGTTGGTTTTCCGACTTGCCTAATAATCGAAGAAAAGAAGTCGAATGCGTTGATGAACAGAAGGGCGGTGTATGCCATATATGGCATACACCGCCCTTCGCTATGGTCGATCAGCGTCTATAACCGTCTCAGCCGAAGTACTCGACGCCGGCTTCGAAGATCGGCTGGTAGATGTTACCGGGCACATTGCGGTACAGGCCGTCGCCGGTGCGCTCGGAGTGGCCCATCTTGCCGAACACGCGGCCGTCCGGGCTGGTGATGCCCTCGATGGCGAGCATGGAGCCGTTCGGGTTCACACTCAGGTCCATGCTCGGCACGCCATGTTCGTCAACGTACTGTGTGGCAACCTGCCCGTTTGCGATGAGCTGGTCGAGCATGCCGTCGGAGGCGACGAAACGTCCCTCGCCATGGGAGATGGCGATGGTGTGCATATCGCCCACCTCCGTCTTGGCAAGCCACGGCGACAGGTTCGACGCGACGCGTGTGCGTACAAGACGGCTCTGGTGGCGTCCGATGGTGTTGAACGTGAGCGTCGGGCACTCCGCGGTCATGGGCACAATGTCGCCGAAGGGCACGAGACCGAGCTTGATGAGCGCCTGGAAGCCGTTGCAGATGCCGAGCATGAGTCCGTCACGGTTGTTGAGCAGGTCGCGCACGGCCTCGGTGACCGCCGGTGCACGGAAGAACGCCGTGATGAACTTCGCGGAGCCATCCGGTTCGTCGCCGCCTGAGAAACCGCCGGGGATCATGATGATCTGGCTGTTATGGATGGCGTCGACGAGCGCCTGCGTGGACTCGGCGACGGCTGAGGGCGTCAGATTGTTCACAATGAGCGTCTGTGCCTCGGCTCCGGCGCGCTCGAACGCTGCCGCGGTGTCGTATTCGCAGTTGTTGCCGGGGAACACCGGGATGATCACGCGCGGCTTGGCGATTTTCGCACCCTTGTACACGGTCGGTTCCATTGTCTCGAACGAGATCGCGTCGACCGCCTCGGTTTCGGCATCGGTTTCACCACTGCGGTAGGGGAACACTGATGCAATGCCGTTCTCCCACACCTCCTGCAGATTCGCGAGGTCGAGCGTCTCGCCGGCTGCATGGAACACGTAGTCTGCGGTGGTCTCGCCAATCTGCCCGATCTCGACCAGATTGGAGACTGTCGGCATGTTCGCGGATGGCGCGAGCTCGACGATGAACGAGCCATACGCCGGTGCGAACAGATCGTCGACGGCGATGGAGTCGTCGAGCGCCACGCCGATGCGGTTGCCCACGCACATCTTGAACAACGCTTCTGCGGTGCCGCCGTAAGCCGGGGTGGAGATGGCCAGCGCATCGCCGTCGGTCACCAGGTTCTCGATGGTGGAGAACACCTCGAGCAGTGCGTCCTTGTCCGGTGTGATGCCGTCCGCCAGATAGCGTGGCGCGATGCGGACCACACGGTCGCCGGGGTGCTTGAACTCCGGCGACGTGGCACGGTTCATGTCGCCGACCGCCACGGCGAAGGAGACGAGGGTGGGAGGCACATCGAGGTCTTCGAAGGAGCCGGACATGGAATCCTTGCCGCCAATGGCGCCGATCCCGAGGTCCACCTGCGCCATGAGGGCGCCGAGCACGGCCGCAAGCGGTTTGCCCCAGCGCTCCGGCTCGTCGCGCAGCTTCTCGAAATACTCCTGGAAGGTGAGGTATGCCTTTTCGTGTTCGAAGCCCGCCGCCACGAGTTTCGCAAGCGATTCAACCACCGACATGTAGGCGCCAGTGTACTGGTTGCGCTCCATGAGGAAGGGGTTGAAGCCCCACGCCATGGCCGAGGCGGTGGTGGTCTCGCCGAACACCGGGAACTTGGCCACCATGGCTTCCGCCGGCGTCAGCTGCTCCTTGCCGCCGAACGGCATGAGCACCGTGGCGGCTCCGATCGTGGAGTCGAAGCGTTCCGACAGGCCCTTGTTGGAGGCGATGTTGATGTCGGAGAGCATCTCGTTCATACGCTCACTGAGTGAGCCGGACGAGAATGGGGCATGGTAGGAGCCCTGCTGGGGCACGTGGGCATCCTGATGCTTGGCGGCGCCGTTCGAAGCGAGGAACTCGCGCGAGAGATCGACGATCGGCTCGCCGTTCCATTCCATCACCATGCGAGAGTCTTCGGTCACGGTCGCAATGACCGCGGCTTCGAGGTTCTCCTCGGCGGCATACTTCAGGAACTCGTCGACGTCCTCCGCAGCCACATCGACCGCCATGCGCTCCTGCGACTCGGAGATGGCAAGCTCGGTGCCGTCGAGGCCGTCGTATTTCTTGGGTACCTGATTGAGATCAACGTGCAGGCCGTCGGCTATCTCTCCGACGGCAACGGACACGCCACCCGCGCCGAAATCGTTGCATCGCTTGATCAAGCGGCAGGCATCACCGCGGCGGAACAGACGCTGCAGCTTGCGCTCCACCGGGGCGTTGCCCTTCTGCACCTCGGCTCCATCGAGTTCAAGCGACTCAACGTTGTGTGCCTTGGAGGAACCGGTGGCGCCGCCAATGCCATCACGGCCGGTACGGCCGCCGAGCAGAATGATCTTGTCGCCGGGGGCCGGGGTCTCGCGACGTACATGGCTTGCCGGCGTGGCGCCCACAACGGCGCCGATCTCCATGCGCTTGGCCACATAGCCCGGGTGGTAGATCTCATTGACCTGACCAGTGGCCAAGCCGATTTGGTTGCCATACGAGGAGTAGCCGTGCGCCGCGGTGGTGACGAGCTTGCGCTGGGGCAGCTTGCCTTCCAGCGTCTCGCTAATCGGCACGCGGGGGTCCGCGGCACCAGTCACGCGCATCGCCTGATACACGTAGGAGCGTCCCGAAAGCGGGTCGCGAATGCAGCCGCCGATGCAGGTTGCCGCGCCACCGAAGGGCTCGATCTCGGTGGGGTGGTTATGGGTCTCGTTCTTGAACAGGAAGAGCCAGTCCTCGCTCTCGCCATTCACATCGACCTTCACCTTGACGGTGCAGGCATTGATCTCCTCCGATTCGTCGAGGCCGGTGAGCACGCCGTTCTTCTTGAGCCACTTCGCACCGATCGTGCCCATGTCCATGAGGCACACGGGTTTCTCATCGCGGCCGAGCTCATGGCGCATCGCCATGTACTTGTCGAAGGCGGCCTTCACCACGGCGTCGTCGATCTCGACGGAGTCGAGCTCGGTGCCGAAAGTGGTGTGGCGGCAGTGGTCGGACCAATACGTGTCGATCACCTTGATCTCGGTGATGGTGGGATCTCGTTGCTCGCCCTGGAAATACTCGCGTACGAACCTCAGATCGGCCTCGTCCATTGCCAGACCCCGATCGGCGATGAACTCGGCAAGCTGTGCATCGTCCATCTCGCGAAAGCCGTCGAGCACTTCGACAGGCTGGGGTGTGGGGGCATAGGTGGCGAGCGTCTCTCGGGTCTCCAGACCGGCTTCGCGGGTCTCCACCGGATTGATCACGTACTTTTTGATTGCGGCGAGCTCATCGTCGCCCAACTGACCATCAAGCACATACACCCGGGCCGAGCGCACGGTCGGTCGTTCGCCCTGGCTGATGAGCTGGATGCATTCGCTTGCGGAATTCGCGCGCTGGTCGAATTGGCCGGGCAACGATTCCACCGCGAACACCGTGTCACCGGAGACATCCGGCAGCTCGATGCTCACATTGTCCACCTGCGGCTCGCTGAATACGGTGGGGATCGTCTGGTCGAACAGCTCCTCGCTGATTCCCTCGACGTCATACCGGTTGATAATGCGGACGTTGTTCAAAGATTCAATGTCGAGAATCGTACGCAATTCGTTCGTCAGCTGCTGCGCCTCGACGTCGAATCCGGGCTTCTTCTCTACATGGACGCGAAAAACCACTGTGCTTCCTCGTTCTTTAGCAATAATCTGGGATTGTACCGTTGAAAACAATATAGGAAAACAAGAAAGGGCCCCTCCCATGGCTCAAGTCATGGAACAGGCCCCAATGTCACTCGGCGCGCTCGACGCCCTCGGTCTCGGCGAGCTTGACCAGTCGGCCGTAAATCTCCTCGTAGGCGGGGATGATGTTGCCCAGGTCGCGGCGGAACAGATCCTTGTCGA includes:
- a CDS encoding type VI secretion protein ImpB; this encodes MGERTYLAVDLKSFYASAECVLRGLDPLDTNLVVADVSRTSKTICLAVSPALKSFGLGSRARLFEVEERVSVVNEQRRLRAPGHNLIGSSVSVAQLQANPQLGIEYIAAKPRMSYYLDMSAKIYGIYLNYASKDDIHVYSVDEVFIDVTKYLKYFGCSAHELARRIVADILEQTGITATAGIGANLYLAKVAMDIVAKHIPADEDGVRIAELDERRYRELLWSHRPLTDFWRVGRGIARKLERQGIMTMGDIARCSLGRAGEYYNEDLLYRFFGVNAETLIDHAWGWEPCTIADIKAYTPENSSLSIGQVLARPYPYTQAHTVASEMADCLAQDLAAKGAVTDRVVLTVGFDRESLMDGRYLGPVGKDHYGRLVPKSVHGSCDLGRFTSSATAIRQAVVDVFERIADSRLYVRRLTVVAGRVRMLGEAQTFEQPSLFENLEGSQTQQQATADRKELSLQRTVNALRSRFGAASVIKGMNLDEGATGMERSKQIGGHAA
- a CDS encoding YcjF family protein, coding for MVVLRSPHATVRAYDGVMAYDNGNVIEVRANTLPNTETPIKGNVLVLGNSGVGKSTLINAVIGDTVAKTSFGTRGTTSELAVYESPTVPFQVIDSIGFEPSPIKSLRAVHAVRKWSKASAKEGHEHNKIDVIWFCVDGTAAKLFPETIRNLSTAVSMWRSVPIITVITKSYSKPDRELNVQMVRQAFAGQRVEKNLRAIIPVVAQTYVIDETSFVGPEGITDLIDETMKAMPEGMRGGEHDLMAFKLTRKRMLAQGLIGACVAAGATVGAVPIPIADSLVLSPLELGELHGLARLYGIDKDEDAKQFLDSIVQVGTASVVAHSAISTVKAIPGINIAASVLNAIVAASIIAALGEGAVIAFEQVYTGKRSVNDIGWVRSLMQEQFGEGFLGKVSGVAQASAAAGSAKDMREMIVELVKAAFMNRKK
- a CDS encoding SHOCT domain-containing protein, with the translated sequence MTGAMPGQPVPTQTNPAAVAAAAADAQGTVAQAAAQPPTAQGTQSAMSVTEQMEALKSLKELLDAGILTQEEFNVKKRQILGLYETYRRLLGVSENHLRLLGGCYD
- a CDS encoding phosphoribosylformylglycinamidine synthase, producing the protein MVFRVHVEKKPGFDVEAQQLTNELRTILDIESLNNVRIINRYDVEGISEELFDQTIPTVFSEPQVDNVSIELPDVSGDTVFAVESLPGQFDQRANSASECIQLISQGERPTVRSARVYVLDGQLGDDELAAIKKYVINPVETREAGLETRETLATYAPTPQPVEVLDGFREMDDAQLAEFIADRGLAMDEADLRFVREYFQGEQRDPTITEIKVIDTYWSDHCRHTTFGTELDSVEIDDAVVKAAFDKYMAMRHELGRDEKPVCLMDMGTIGAKWLKKNGVLTGLDESEEINACTVKVKVDVNGESEDWLFLFKNETHNHPTEIEPFGGAATCIGGCIRDPLSGRSYVYQAMRVTGAADPRVPISETLEGKLPQRKLVTTAAHGYSSYGNQIGLATGQVNEIYHPGYVAKRMEIGAVVGATPASHVRRETPAPGDKIILLGGRTGRDGIGGATGSSKAHNVESLELDGAEVQKGNAPVERKLQRLFRRGDACRLIKRCNDFGAGGVSVAVGEIADGLHVDLNQVPKKYDGLDGTELAISESQERMAVDVAAEDVDEFLKYAAEENLEAAVIATVTEDSRMVMEWNGEPIVDLSREFLASNGAAKHQDAHVPQQGSYHAPFSSGSLSERMNEMLSDINIASNKGLSERFDSTIGAATVLMPFGGKEQLTPAEAMVAKFPVFGETTTASAMAWGFNPFLMERNQYTGAYMSVVESLAKLVAAGFEHEKAYLTFQEYFEKLRDEPERWGKPLAAVLGALMAQVDLGIGAIGGKDSMSGSFEDLDVPPTLVSFAVAVGDMNRATSPEFKHPGDRVVRIAPRYLADGITPDKDALLEVFSTIENLVTDGDALAISTPAYGGTAEALFKMCVGNRIGVALDDSIAVDDLFAPAYGSFIVELAPSANMPTVSNLVEIGQIGETTADYVFHAAGETLDLANLQEVWENGIASVFPYRSGETDAETEAVDAISFETMEPTVYKGAKIAKPRVIIPVFPGNNCEYDTAAAFERAGAEAQTLIVNNLTPSAVAESTQALVDAIHNSQIIMIPGGFSGGDEPDGSAKFITAFFRAPAVTEAVRDLLNNRDGLMLGICNGFQALIKLGLVPFGDIVPMTAECPTLTFNTIGRHQSRLVRTRVASNLSPWLAKTEVGDMHTIAISHGEGRFVASDGMLDQLIANGQVATQYVDEHGVPSMDLSVNPNGSMLAIEGITSPDGRVFGKMGHSERTGDGLYRNVPGNIYQPIFEAGVEYFG